ACAATGGCGGCGGCGTGTCCGTGCGCGGCGCGGCGCCGCGCCAGGACGAGACGATCAAGGTCGTCGGGCTGCGGCGCAAGATTGCCGAGAACATGCAGGAGGCCAAGCGCCGCATCCCGCATTTCACCTTGGTCGAGGAGTTCGACGTCACCGACCTCGAAGACACGCGCGCGATGATGAACCGTGACCGCGGTTCGAACCCCAAGCTGACGTTGCTGCCCTTCCTCATCACCGCGATGGGCAAGACGCTGCCCGACTTCCCCATGCTCAACGCGACCTATGACGACGATGCCGGCGTCATCACGCGCCACGGCGCCCTGCATCTCGGCATGGCGACGCAGACGCCCAACGGCCTGATGGTCGCGGTCATTCGCGATGCGCAGGGCAAAAGCGTCTGGCAGCTGGCGTTCGAGGCGCTCCGCCTGGCCGATGCCGCGCGCAGCGGCAAGGCGGCGCGGGAAGAGCTTTCCGGATCGACCATCACCTTGTCCTCGCTCGGCCCGATGGGTGGGATCACCTCGACCCCGGTGATCAACCGCCCCGAAGTCGCGATCATCGCTGTCAACAAGGTCGAAGAGAAAGTCGTCGTCGTCGACGGCGAGATCGAGGTGCGCAAACGGATGAACCTGTCGCTCAGCTGCGATCACCGCGTGGTCGACGGCTGGGACGCGGCGAGCTTCATGCAGGCGCTCAAATCCTACATCGAGAACCCGCTGCGGCTGCTGAGCTAAGAGCGCTCGCGTCCTGGAGTGAGCGAAACGAGCGGGAGCGCTCGTCCGCCTAAGCGGCCAACCGCAGCGTTTCGCCGAGCGCGGCCTTGACCGACGCGTCGCGCTGCTCGGGGCCGAAGTTCAGCCCATCGGCAGCGACGAATTCGGGCGTGATTCCGATGAAATCGAACACGCCGCGCAAATAGCTTTCAAGATGCTCAAGCGCCGAAGCGGGCGAGCCGGCGTCATAAATCCCTCCGCGGGCCATGGCGACGATTACCCGCTTCCCTCCTGCCAGGCCCTCCGGGCCGTTGGCGGTGTAGCGGAAGGTCCGTCCCGCCACGAGGATTCGGTCGATCCAGGCCTTGAGCTGGCTCGGCAACGTGAAATTGTACATCGGTGCGCCGATCACCACGGTTTCCGCCGCAAGGAATTCATCGAGGGTCGAACTGTCGGCGAAATCCTCGAGGGTCAGGTGGTCGAGCGGCTGGCTTGCTAGGTCGCGGTAAATCACTCGGGCAGATGGATCGGCCCGGGTCAGCCTGCCGACAATCGTGCTCGTCAACTGGCGGCTCACACTGTTCTCACCGGTAATGCTGCTGTCGATGTGCAAGACGGTCACTATTGCCTCCTTGGTATGGAATTGTTACCGAGGCAACTTAAGTAACCACGGACGAAGCCGTCGCAAGAACGCACTTTTTTGTGGCCCGGACACAAATATGTGCTCGGGCACCTGGAGAGAACCGATGAGAGACCCCACCAACCCCGTATGCCGGACGATCAGCACGCTGCTGTCGCGGATCGGCGACAAGTGGACCGTGCTGGTGGTGCAGACGCTTGGCCAGGGGTCGCACCGCTTCAACGAGCTGCGACGCGAGATCCCCAGCGTGTCGCAGCGGATGCTCACGCTTACGCTGCGCAACCTCGAGCGCGACGGGCTGGTCAGCCGGACGGTGACCCCGAGCATCCCGCCGCGCGTCGACTATGAGCTCACCGAGCTCGGCAAATCGCTCCAGAAGCCGATCTGCGGCCTGGTGACCTGGGCAATGGACAATGTCGGGTCGATCCATGCCGCGCAGGCGCGCTTCGATGCGGCACAGGACAAGGCCGTGGCCGCCTAGCTTTCTCCGCATTGGAGGAATGCTGGGCCAGGCTCGACCCAGTTTCGGTCTCGGCACCGGCCGCCCCGGGTAATGTGGCGGCATGCGCTATCAGCGTGCCGAATCTCCGCTCAAGCTCGACGGCCTTGTCGCCGCCCGCACCTTCTTCGCGGGCTGCATTGCCGATGCGGACCCTTCCCGCGAAAGCTTGTGGGTCGCGCATGTCGACGAGCAAGCACGCTGCCTGCACGTCAGCCGGCACGACGGCGACGCAGCTTTCGCCGACTTCCCCCTGCGCGACATCGTGATTGATGCGGCAAAGCACGGGAGTGCCGGCATCGTTCTTGCGCATAACCATCCCAGTGGTGACGCTTGCCCGAGCGAGGCTGATCGGCGCGCCACCCGTCGTCTCGCCACGGCGGCGGAGGCGCTCGATTGTACTGTGCTTGACCATCTGGTTTTTGCAGGCGTGGACTGCACCAGCTTTCGTCAGATTGGATTGCTTTAGCCCGAGCGTGCGCTCCGGTCGCGGCACGGCCGGATTTGCTGTGGCGCCGGACGCGTGCGGGCGGCGCGGAAGGCGGCATAATAACTGTCCCCGCCGACCAACGCCTGGAATTTCACGGGTTCGAGACCGATTGCGGCCAGTTCGCAGCGTAACTGCCGCGGCGGAATGCCGTGGCGCCGCACCTGCCGGTTGGAATCCACCACGATCACCAAGCCGTCGGGCTTCAGGCCATCGCGCAGGTGCCACAGGAACGCGTAGGGCGACTGCACCTCATGGTACATATGGACCATGAAGATCCGGTCGAACGACCGGTGCGGTAGCAGCGGGTTGTCGGGCGTTCCCAGTTTCACGGCGACATTGTCGAGCTTTTGCCGTTGCACGCGGTCGCTGAGCGCATCACGCACGCCAGGAACAATATCTTCGGCCAAAACACGGCCGTTGGGCCCGACGGCACGCGCCAGGCGGACGGTGTAATAGCCTTCGCCCGCGCCAACGTCCGCAACCCACATGCCCGGCTTCACGCCGGCCAGCGCCAGCACCGCTTCAGCCTCCCTACCCGGTCGCGGGCATCCTCGGTCGAAAAGGCATCGCTGACGATCGGCGCGACGTCGCGCTGCGCCTTGGGGAACGGCGTTTCCTCGGGCTGCGCGCGGCACGCGGTGAGCGCGAGAACCACGAAGAGCAAGATCTTCCCCGGCACGGGGACGTGGCGAGCCGAAGGCGTGATT
The sequence above is drawn from the Sphingomonas lutea genome and encodes:
- a CDS encoding dihydrolipoamide acetyltransferase family protein → MANYEFKLPDIGEGIAEAEIVAWHVKVGDVIGEDQQIADMMTDKATVEMESPVAGKVVKLAGEVGDQIPIGSVLAVIETDAADDAPVAEEMPLADGAEAPTNAQEDALPTMAVEEAPASVRTERRAEPEVEARQTGMLEERPSTSLRTNEDRHQVLASPAVRARARDLGIDLAEVKTASDRIRHADLDAYLLYNGGGVSVRGAAPRQDETIKVVGLRRKIAENMQEAKRRIPHFTLVEEFDVTDLEDTRAMMNRDRGSNPKLTLLPFLITAMGKTLPDFPMLNATYDDDAGVITRHGALHLGMATQTPNGLMVAVIRDAQGKSVWQLAFEALRLADAARSGKAAREELSGSTITLSSLGPMGGITSTPVINRPEVAIIAVNKVEEKVVVVDGEIEVRKRMNLSLSCDHRVVDGWDAASFMQALKSYIENPLRLLS
- a CDS encoding FMN-dependent NADH-azoreductase, translating into MTVLHIDSSITGENSVSRQLTSTIVGRLTRADPSARVIYRDLASQPLDHLTLEDFADSSTLDEFLAAETVVIGAPMYNFTLPSQLKAWIDRILVAGRTFRYTANGPEGLAGGKRVIVAMARGGIYDAGSPASALEHLESYLRGVFDFIGITPEFVAADGLNFGPEQRDASVKAALGETLRLAA
- a CDS encoding winged helix-turn-helix transcriptional regulator is translated as MRDPTNPVCRTISTLLSRIGDKWTVLVVQTLGQGSHRFNELRREIPSVSQRMLTLTLRNLERDGLVSRTVTPSIPPRVDYELTELGKSLQKPICGLVTWAMDNVGSIHAAQARFDAAQDKAVAA
- a CDS encoding JAB domain-containing protein — translated: MRYQRAESPLKLDGLVAARTFFAGCIADADPSRESLWVAHVDEQARCLHVSRHDGDAAFADFPLRDIVIDAAKHGSAGIVLAHNHPSGDACPSEADRRATRRLATAAEALDCTVLDHLVFAGVDCTSFRQIGLL
- a CDS encoding class I SAM-dependent methyltransferase, translated to MLALAGVKPGMWVADVGAGEGYYTVRLARAVGPNGRVLAEDIVPGVRDALSDRVQRQKLDNVAVKLGTPDNPLLPHRSFDRIFMVHMYHEVQSPYAFLWHLRDGLKPDGLVIVVDSNRQVRRHGIPPRQLRCELAAIGLEPVKFQALVGGDSYYAAFRAARTRPAPQQIRPCRDRSARSG